In Chryseobacterium oranimense, a single window of DNA contains:
- a CDS encoding toxin-antitoxin system YwqK family antitoxin — translation MDFEIKNGKGLLSINYEPQYYGESLAIGNSPVLFLWDDCDDPGDENLVLLSVDEESKYLINNTLQNIDLDVDYTDRIEDLFDVLQPLLQLLKNGKYHLSFSEHRLHKNFSPIAAFAEERLNREEVEKEIEKYNGRLYENNIYDYTYHGQYNSTYRFNEYEQPFVAWKSREETNINLIQHYESLISSGARPFAIIFTSEFLEDNYLHEYILDGHHKLCAYKNLGIDPPCAVIKFLAEEKEQLGLDVERISELIFPWQFNHFYNNWNGKETYFKNNPDSLLKKHIKNGWVTFLYPDGRKRGEGFYINDIPDGDFKYWYENGKISNIKSFSLGKPVRKSVFYHDDVAVDSENHGDKGYEFIYKDGDLRITKNWNREGKIESIAIHEAKSIKQIPLTEQVIWEYSSESYKNILKRREEDEIKKKLENEERNLQLTKTRKQEKIYEWLKILLVMVIIVVIVIYFYKT, via the coding sequence ATGGATTTTGAAATTAAGAATGGGAAAGGTCTGCTTTCTATTAACTATGAACCTCAATATTATGGTGAAAGTCTTGCGATAGGAAACAGTCCCGTACTTTTTCTTTGGGACGATTGTGATGATCCCGGTGATGAAAATTTAGTATTGCTTTCTGTTGATGAGGAAAGTAAATATTTAATCAATAATACATTACAGAATATTGATCTGGATGTAGATTATACAGACCGTATCGAAGATTTATTTGATGTTTTACAGCCTTTGCTGCAGTTATTAAAAAACGGAAAATATCATCTTAGCTTTTCAGAACATAGATTACATAAAAATTTTAGTCCAATAGCTGCTTTTGCAGAAGAAAGGCTTAACAGGGAAGAAGTAGAAAAAGAAATAGAAAAGTATAACGGGAGATTATATGAGAATAATATCTATGACTATACTTATCACGGCCAATACAACAGCACTTACCGTTTTAATGAATATGAACAGCCTTTCGTAGCATGGAAATCCAGGGAAGAAACCAACATTAATCTTATACAGCATTATGAAAGCCTGATTTCTTCCGGAGCAAGGCCGTTTGCCATTATTTTTACTTCTGAATTTCTGGAGGATAACTATCTGCACGAATATATTCTGGACGGTCATCATAAGCTCTGCGCCTACAAAAACCTGGGAATTGATCCGCCATGTGCTGTAATTAAATTCCTTGCGGAAGAAAAAGAACAGCTTGGATTAGATGTGGAACGTATTTCCGAGCTGATCTTTCCGTGGCAGTTTAACCACTTTTATAATAACTGGAATGGAAAGGAGACGTATTTTAAGAATAATCCCGATAGTTTGCTTAAAAAGCACATTAAAAACGGATGGGTTACCTTTCTTTATCCTGATGGAAGAAAAAGAGGGGAAGGTTTTTACATAAATGATATTCCCGACGGCGATTTTAAATACTGGTATGAAAATGGAAAAATAAGTAATATCAAGAGCTTTTCTCTCGGAAAACCTGTCAGGAAGTCGGTGTTCTATCATGATGATGTAGCTGTTGATTCTGAAAATCATGGAGATAAGGGCTATGAATTCATCTATAAAGATGGAGATCTCAGGATTACAAAAAACTGGAACAGAGAAGGGAAGATAGAATCCATTGCTATTCATGAAGCCAAAAGCATCAAACAGATTCCATTAACGGAGCAGGTTATTTGGGAGTATTCCAGCGAAAGCTATAAAAATATACTCAAACGGAGAGAAGAAGATGAAATTAAAAAAAAACTTGAAAATGAGGAAAGGAATCTTCAGTTAACGAAAACCAGGAAACAGGAAAAAATATATGAATGGCTTAAGATATTGCTGGTGATGGTCATTATTGTGGTGATTGTTATTTATTTTTATAAAACTTAA
- a CDS encoding alpha-ketoglutarate-dependent dioxygenase AlkB family protein: MNLFEEMSEFPLNILPHDGTVHYYGKVFNKEKSQFFYDYLLHQIPWENDEAMIFGKLILTKRKVAWFGEKAFEYTYSKRTKLARFWTPELLELKRKCEEVSGETYNSCLLNLYHDGSEGMAYHSDGETDLKKHGAIASLTFGAERKFLFKHKTTKEKVEIFLENGSLLVMKGTTQENWLHRLPPTTKVKTPRVNLTFRTIEE, encoded by the coding sequence ATGAATCTGTTTGAGGAAATGTCAGAATTCCCTTTAAATATTCTTCCGCATGACGGCACTGTACATTATTACGGAAAGGTTTTCAATAAAGAAAAGTCTCAGTTCTTTTATGACTATCTGCTGCATCAGATTCCGTGGGAAAATGATGAGGCGATGATCTTCGGAAAGTTAATTCTAACGAAAAGAAAAGTGGCCTGGTTTGGAGAAAAAGCCTTTGAATACACTTACTCAAAGCGTACAAAACTGGCCAGATTCTGGACTCCGGAGCTGCTGGAACTGAAAAGAAAATGTGAAGAAGTCTCAGGAGAAACCTATAATTCCTGCCTTCTCAATTTATATCATGACGGAAGTGAAGGCATGGCTTATCACAGCGACGGCGAAACTGATCTTAAAAAACATGGTGCCATTGCCTCACTCACTTTCGGGGCAGAAAGAAAGTTTTTATTTAAGCATAAAACAACCAAAGAAAAGGTGGAAATATTCCTGGAAAACGGAAGCCTACTCGTCATGAAAGGAACGACGCAGGAAAACTGGCTGCACAGACTTCCCCCGACTACAAAAGTGAAAACACCAAGAGTGAACCTGACGTTCAGAACAATTGAGGAATAA
- a CDS encoding CocE/NonD family hydrolase, whose protein sequence is MKIHISILFIFFIILGRAQNTDQKDTFVKDNFTKKEVYIPMRDGVKLFTAIYIPKDISNKNKYPFLMQRTCYSIAPYGENEYRTKLGPNQFLMKDKYIFVFQDVRGRYMSEGTFTNMTPQVDRKTKKDVDESTDTYDTIEWLLKNVKDNNGKAGQYGTSYPGFYTAAGILAQHPALVASSPQAPISDFWNDDFLHNGKFMLGYFRTFPVFGIQKTKPENKAWYMDNFVKQTSEDGLKFYRDMGTLKDGYEKYYQNNFFMTEIMNHPNYDEFWQKRSLLPHLKNVNHAVMTVGGWFDAEDLSGPLNIYKTIEKTSPKAKNTIVMGPFSHGAWAQEQGKHFHNQIYFGDSIATYYQKNIETKFFNHYLKGNTKEDAGLPEALMYDTGSKEWREFTSYPPKNAQKVNFYLAGGTLKNTAGQGFSEYYSDPNNPVLSSDNLKDFNGFTPKNYMSEDQRFAEGRPDVLTFTTDVLTEDIIFAGEIMAKLNIASSSTDADFAVKLIDVYPEDFKPLEKKDGVIYPNYHQMVRSEIMPARFRNSREKGEALVPDQKTAVNFRLQDVMHTFKKGHKIQIQISSTWWPLFAINPQKFMENPNFATKKDYTKAFIKVYDDSSIEADVLK, encoded by the coding sequence ATGAAGATCCATATTTCAATTTTATTCATTTTCTTTATCATTCTTGGACGTGCACAGAACACAGACCAGAAGGATACTTTTGTAAAAGATAATTTCACCAAAAAGGAAGTTTACATTCCGATGCGTGATGGGGTAAAGCTTTTCACAGCAATATACATCCCGAAGGATATTTCGAACAAAAACAAATATCCTTTCCTAATGCAGAGAACCTGCTACAGCATTGCTCCTTACGGCGAAAATGAATACAGAACCAAATTGGGACCTAATCAGTTCCTGATGAAAGATAAATACATTTTTGTATTCCAGGATGTACGCGGAAGATATATGAGCGAGGGCACTTTCACCAATATGACTCCTCAGGTGGACCGAAAGACCAAAAAGGACGTAGATGAAAGTACAGATACCTATGACACTATAGAATGGCTTTTAAAAAATGTGAAGGACAATAATGGTAAAGCGGGTCAGTATGGAACTTCATATCCCGGATTTTATACTGCAGCAGGAATATTGGCACAGCACCCTGCATTGGTAGCTTCGTCTCCGCAGGCTCCGATTTCCGATTTCTGGAACGATGATTTTCTTCATAACGGAAAATTTATGCTGGGATATTTCAGAACATTCCCTGTTTTCGGAATTCAGAAAACAAAGCCTGAAAACAAGGCCTGGTATATGGATAACTTTGTAAAGCAGACTTCGGAAGACGGTCTTAAGTTTTACAGAGACATGGGAACTTTGAAGGACGGCTATGAAAAATACTATCAGAACAATTTCTTCATGACCGAAATCATGAATCACCCGAACTATGATGAATTCTGGCAGAAAAGAAGCCTCCTTCCCCATTTGAAAAATGTAAATCATGCCGTAATGACGGTTGGAGGATGGTTTGATGCCGAAGACCTTTCAGGACCGCTGAATATTTACAAAACCATAGAAAAAACAAGTCCGAAAGCCAAAAATACGATCGTGATGGGACCTTTTTCTCACGGAGCATGGGCTCAGGAACAGGGTAAACATTTCCATAACCAGATCTACTTCGGGGACAGTATTGCTACATATTACCAGAAGAATATTGAAACTAAGTTTTTTAATCATTATTTAAAAGGAAATACAAAAGAGGATGCCGGGCTTCCAGAAGCTCTGATGTACGACACAGGGTCTAAAGAATGGAGAGAATTTACTTCTTATCCTCCAAAAAACGCCCAGAAGGTTAATTTCTATCTGGCAGGCGGCACTTTAAAAAATACAGCAGGACAAGGATTCTCAGAATATTACAGCGACCCGAACAATCCGGTTTTAAGTTCTGATAATCTGAAAGATTTCAACGGCTTTACGCCTAAAAATTATATGTCCGAAGATCAGAGATTTGCAGAAGGAAGACCTGATGTTTTGACGTTTACAACGGATGTTTTAACGGAAGATATAATTTTTGCAGGAGAGATTATGGCTAAACTGAATATTGCCTCCAGTTCTACAGATGCAGATTTTGCCGTAAAGCTGATCGATGTTTATCCTGAAGACTTTAAGCCTTTAGAAAAGAAGGACGGAGTGATCTATCCCAACTATCACCAAATGGTAAGAAGTGAGATCATGCCGGCAAGGTTCAGAAATTCCAGGGAAAAAGGAGAAGCCTTGGTACCTGACCAGAAAACAGCAGTGAATTTCAGACTGCAGGATGTAATGCATACCTTCAAGAAAGGGCACAAGATCCAGATTCAGATCAGCAGCACATGGTGGCCGCTTTTTGCAATCAATCCTCAGAAATTCATGGAGAATCCGAATTTTGCCACGAAAAAGGATTATACAAAGGCATTTATCAAAGTATATGATGACAGTTCTATTGAAGCTGACGTGTTAAAATAA
- a CDS encoding SH3 domain-containing protein, which produces MSTLQDKYSSVVSAAQSAGISNLQVQEQDGILYVSGSASNTAAKDAVWNALGTIDSTYSASDINIDVQVAGLASGASLTVATEDSNLNIRQEPSTEAAVVGKAAKGSSVTLIEQTSDDWWKVKTDDGQEGYAYSRYLRA; this is translated from the coding sequence ATGAGCACATTACAAGATAAATATTCAAGCGTAGTTTCAGCAGCTCAGTCTGCAGGAATTTCTAATCTTCAGGTTCAGGAGCAGGATGGTATTCTTTACGTTTCAGGGAGTGCTTCCAATACAGCTGCAAAAGATGCAGTATGGAATGCTTTGGGAACAATTGACTCTACTTATTCCGCTTCAGACATCAATATCGATGTACAGGTAGCCGGATTAGCTTCAGGTGCTTCTTTAACGGTAGCGACAGAAGATTCTAACCTGAACATCAGACAGGAGCCTTCTACTGAAGCTGCTGTAGTAGGAAAAGCTGCAAAAGGTTCATCGGTAACTTTAATCGAGCAGACTTCTGATGACTGGTGGAAAGTTAAGACTGATGATGGCCAGGAAGGATATGCTTATTCAAGATATTTAAGAGCATAA
- a CDS encoding BON domain-containing protein translates to MKKTIAMSALAVAISFGAVSCKKKISDADLQTQATTVVTSNPNASVEVKDGVAHLSGTFADQQSKDAMIAKLKAISGVKDVMDMSTVAAPVAPVETTTAVDPAVQKKVQDAVKDFPSVKVEVVNGQLTLTGNVSGLQARKIKESVDALKIGKYNNNLVVK, encoded by the coding sequence ATGAAAAAAACTATCGCAATGTCTGCATTAGCTGTAGCTATATCTTTTGGAGCGGTTTCTTGTAAAAAGAAAATTTCTGATGCCGATCTTCAGACTCAGGCTACAACTGTGGTAACTTCTAATCCCAATGCTTCTGTGGAAGTAAAAGACGGAGTTGCTCATTTAAGCGGAACTTTCGCTGATCAGCAGTCTAAAGATGCCATGATCGCAAAATTAAAAGCTATCAGTGGAGTAAAAGACGTAATGGATATGTCTACTGTAGCAGCTCCGGTGGCACCTGTAGAAACTACAACAGCTGTAGATCCTGCGGTTCAGAAAAAAGTTCAGGATGCTGTTAAAGATTTCCCTTCTGTAAAAGTAGAGGTTGTAAACGGACAGCTTACTCTTACAGGAAATGTTTCAGGCCTTCAGGCAAGAAAGATCAAAGAATCTGTAGACGCTTTGAAAATCGGAAAGTATAACAATAACCTAGTGGTAAAATAA
- a CDS encoding dicarboxylate/amino acid:cation symporter: MKGQNKLFIAIIVALILGVGIGGMVHVQYPESAEPFSKNIKLLGTVFIRLVQMIIAPLVFTTLVVGIAKMSDIKMIGRVGTKAMLWFITASLVSLFIGLMLVNWLEPGHVTKLPIQDAAAAEDLLKTSKSFSLEDFVKHMIPKSLFEAFATNEVLQIVVFSIMFGVALANLGEEYSKPVVKLFDIIAHAILKMVGYIMWFAPLGVLGAIAAVVAVNGFEIFKVYAIYLRDFFFALGVLWLVLLLVGYLILGNRLFELLKRIKAPLLIAFSTTSSEAVFPKLVEELEKFGCNNRVVSFILPLGYSFNLDGSMMYMTFASIFIAQIYGIEMELGQQITMLLVLMLTSKGIAGVPRASLVIIVATCSMFGIPPEGIALILPIDHFCDMGRSMTNVLGNALATSAVSKWEGQLENTPQEV; the protein is encoded by the coding sequence ATGAAAGGACAAAATAAACTTTTTATTGCCATTATCGTTGCACTTATCCTTGGAGTAGGAATCGGAGGTATGGTACACGTACAGTATCCTGAGAGTGCAGAACCCTTTTCCAAAAACATCAAACTGCTGGGAACGGTTTTCATCAGGCTCGTACAGATGATCATCGCGCCGCTGGTTTTTACAACCCTGGTAGTGGGAATTGCCAAAATGAGCGATATCAAAATGATCGGAAGAGTGGGAACGAAAGCAATGTTGTGGTTTATTACAGCTTCCCTGGTTTCCCTTTTTATAGGATTGATGCTGGTGAACTGGCTTGAGCCGGGGCATGTAACCAAACTGCCGATCCAGGATGCAGCCGCTGCGGAAGATCTTTTAAAAACCAGTAAGAGTTTCTCCCTGGAAGACTTCGTAAAGCACATGATTCCTAAAAGTTTATTTGAGGCCTTTGCTACCAATGAAGTACTTCAGATTGTAGTGTTTTCCATCATGTTTGGAGTGGCGCTTGCCAATTTAGGGGAAGAATATTCAAAACCGGTAGTTAAACTTTTCGATATTATTGCCCATGCCATTCTTAAAATGGTAGGCTATATTATGTGGTTTGCCCCGCTTGGCGTTTTGGGAGCTATCGCAGCTGTAGTAGCTGTGAACGGTTTTGAAATATTTAAAGTATATGCTATTTATCTGAGAGACTTTTTCTTTGCATTAGGAGTGCTGTGGCTTGTGCTTCTGCTGGTGGGTTACCTGATTTTAGGAAACCGTCTTTTCGAATTGTTAAAAAGAATCAAGGCGCCATTACTGATCGCGTTCTCTACAACAAGCTCAGAGGCTGTTTTCCCGAAACTGGTGGAAGAGCTTGAAAAATTCGGATGTAATAACAGGGTGGTATCTTTCATCCTGCCACTAGGATATTCATTCAACCTTGACGGAAGTATGATGTACATGACGTTTGCTTCCATCTTTATAGCCCAGATCTACGGAATTGAGATGGAACTCGGTCAGCAAATTACAATGCTTTTAGTGCTGATGCTTACCTCAAAAGGGATTGCAGGGGTTCCGAGAGCTTCTCTGGTGATCATCGTTGCGACATGTTCCATGTTCGGAATTCCGCCGGAAGGTATTGCCTTGATCCTGCCAATTGACCACTTCTGCGATATGGGTAGAAGTATGACGAATGTATTAGGAAATGCACTGGCTACTTCAGCCGTTTCCAAGTGGGAAGGGCAGCTGGAAAATACTCCTCAGGAAGTTTAA
- a CDS encoding GH92 family glycosyl hydrolase: MKNRLAVFSLFIAQLIYSQDYSQYVNPFIGTGGHGHTFPGAIVPFGMVQLSPDTRIDGSWDGCSGYHYSDSVIYGFSHTHLNGTGVSDYGDIMLMPTMGNVSLNSKDYSSKFSHKNEKASAGFYSVKLDKNNIDVRLTTTKRVGYHEYTFNNAGKANIILDLNHRDRLLEGEVKIIDDKTIEVFRRSEAWAANQYIYARIEFSKPMKISKKDVNGKQEDKLFTGTKLALAFSSDVKKGEKISVKVAISPTGYEGTEKNMLAEGKSGDFESVRKQAETDWNKELSKIEVKSDDKDKLSVFYTALYHVFTQPNINMDVDGRYRGRDNKLYTANGFDYYSVFSLWDTFRAAHPLMTLIDRKRTADFINTFIKQYEQGGKLPVWELASNETECMIGYHSVSVIADAMAKGIKGFDYEKAFEASKNSAMLDIFGLNAYKQNNYISMDDEPESVSKTVEYAYDDWCIAQMAKILGKKEDYQYFMKRSQNWKNLYNPENGFMQPRKNGNWYEPFDPREVNNNYTEGNSWHYSYSVQQDIPGLIAAHGGKEKFEQFIDAIFTAPDKTTGREQADITGLMGQYAQGNEPSHHIAYLYNYVGKPEKTDAKIKYILDHFYKNTPDGLIGNEDCGQMSAWYILSSLGIYSVTPGLPEWQTTTPYFDEVKIHLEDGTTKVITKNTGRAELQKLGFENIKTAKDFKYPQLTAAPVIASDRIFDFSAKVQITPLNPDDKVYYMTLSDSDANVRKTFTAYKGPFTISKTIQVHAYSERNGEKSSITMANFSRRPNYWDITVHSKINPQYTANGKLALIDGINGDVNWRKGDWQGYQGQDFEAVIDLKSPQQITKLSSTYLQDSKAWILMPKKVEYYASMNGKDFILLKSIANTIDAKDEKVQIKDFETEILPTEARYIKVKAYYFGKLPEWHQGAGGEAHIFVDEISVK; the protein is encoded by the coding sequence ATGAAAAACAGACTGGCAGTTTTCTCACTATTCATTGCCCAGCTTATCTATTCTCAGGATTATTCTCAATATGTAAACCCTTTCATAGGCACGGGAGGTCACGGCCATACGTTTCCGGGAGCTATTGTTCCTTTCGGAATGGTACAGCTTTCACCGGACACCAGGATAGATGGCAGCTGGGATGGATGCAGCGGGTACCATTATTCGGATAGTGTGATCTACGGTTTTTCTCACACGCATTTGAATGGTACGGGAGTTTCAGATTACGGTGATATTATGCTGATGCCCACAATGGGAAATGTGAGCCTGAACAGCAAAGATTATTCGTCTAAATTTTCGCATAAAAATGAGAAGGCATCCGCCGGATTTTATTCCGTCAAATTAGATAAAAACAATATTGACGTCCGTCTTACCACCACAAAAAGAGTGGGTTATCACGAATATACTTTTAACAATGCCGGTAAAGCAAATATTATTCTGGACCTCAACCACAGGGATCGATTGCTGGAAGGCGAAGTAAAGATCATTGATGATAAAACCATTGAGGTTTTCCGGAGAAGTGAAGCCTGGGCAGCCAACCAGTATATCTACGCCAGAATTGAGTTTTCAAAACCGATGAAAATTTCAAAAAAAGACGTTAACGGAAAGCAGGAGGATAAGCTTTTTACCGGAACAAAACTGGCTCTGGCCTTCTCATCGGATGTCAAAAAAGGAGAAAAGATCAGTGTAAAAGTAGCCATTTCCCCAACAGGCTATGAAGGAACGGAAAAAAATATGCTTGCAGAAGGAAAATCAGGTGATTTTGAATCTGTAAGAAAACAGGCTGAAACCGACTGGAACAAGGAACTCTCAAAAATCGAAGTAAAATCTGATGATAAGGATAAGCTTTCTGTTTTTTATACGGCTTTATATCATGTTTTTACCCAGCCGAACATCAATATGGATGTTGACGGGAGATACAGAGGCAGGGACAATAAGCTTTATACAGCAAACGGTTTTGATTATTATTCCGTATTCTCACTTTGGGATACCTTCAGGGCTGCTCATCCGCTGATGACGCTGATCGACAGAAAAAGAACCGCTGATTTTATCAATACCTTCATCAAGCAATACGAACAGGGCGGAAAACTTCCGGTCTGGGAACTTGCATCCAACGAAACAGAATGTATGATAGGCTACCACTCCGTTTCTGTAATTGCGGATGCTATGGCCAAAGGAATCAAAGGATTTGATTATGAAAAAGCATTTGAAGCTTCAAAAAATTCTGCCATGCTGGATATTTTCGGTTTAAATGCATACAAGCAGAATAATTACATCAGCATGGATGACGAGCCTGAAAGTGTTTCCAAAACAGTGGAATATGCTTATGATGACTGGTGTATTGCACAAATGGCCAAGATTTTAGGCAAAAAAGAAGATTATCAGTATTTCATGAAACGTTCACAAAACTGGAAGAACCTTTATAATCCGGAGAATGGCTTCATGCAGCCCAGAAAGAACGGAAACTGGTATGAACCTTTTGACCCAAGGGAAGTAAATAATAATTATACGGAAGGTAATTCGTGGCATTATTCCTATTCCGTCCAGCAGGACATTCCCGGTTTGATCGCAGCACATGGAGGGAAGGAAAAATTTGAACAGTTTATTGATGCTATTTTTACGGCACCAGATAAAACAACGGGCCGGGAGCAGGCGGATATTACAGGTCTAATGGGACAGTATGCACAAGGTAATGAACCCAGCCATCACATTGCTTATCTTTACAATTATGTGGGAAAACCGGAAAAAACAGATGCCAAAATTAAGTACATTCTTGATCATTTCTATAAAAATACACCGGACGGTCTTATTGGAAACGAAGACTGTGGTCAGATGAGTGCATGGTATATTCTAAGTTCGCTGGGAATTTACTCTGTAACTCCCGGACTTCCGGAATGGCAGACGACAACTCCTTATTTTGATGAGGTTAAAATTCACCTGGAAGACGGCACTACAAAAGTGATTACAAAAAATACCGGCAGAGCTGAACTTCAGAAATTAGGTTTTGAAAATATCAAAACTGCAAAGGATTTTAAATATCCTCAACTGACTGCTGCACCGGTGATTGCATCCGACAGGATTTTCGATTTCTCTGCAAAAGTTCAGATCACTCCATTAAATCCGGATGATAAAGTATATTATATGACCTTAAGTGACAGTGATGCTAATGTAAGAAAAACCTTTACAGCCTATAAAGGACCTTTCACCATCAGTAAAACAATACAGGTTCACGCTTATTCAGAAAGAAATGGTGAGAAAAGTTCTATAACAATGGCTAATTTCAGCAGAAGGCCCAATTATTGGGACATTACCGTCCATTCAAAAATAAATCCACAATATACCGCGAATGGAAAACTGGCATTGATCGACGGAATCAATGGTGATGTGAATTGGAGAAAAGGAGACTGGCAGGGTTACCAGGGACAGGATTTTGAGGCCGTTATTGACCTAAAATCACCCCAGCAGATCACAAAACTGTCCTCCACCTATCTTCAGGACAGCAAAGCATGGATTTTAATGCCTAAAAAAGTGGAATATTATGCATCCATGAATGGTAAAGATTTTATCCTTCTCAAAAGCATCGCCAATACGATTGATGCCAAAGATGAAAAAGTACAGATCAAGGATTTCGAAACAGAAATTCTACCTACTGAAGCCCGTTATATCAAAGTAAAAGCTTATTATTTCGGAAAACTTCCGGAATGGCACCAGGGTGCCGGCGGTGAGGCGCATATTTTTGTGGATGAGATTTCTGTGAAATAG